In the Kiritimatiellia bacterium genome, CCCCAGGGCGACTGGTCCCAGTTCACCACCATCGACATCGGCACGGGCGACGAAGACTGGACCCTGCTGGCGGGCTCCAATCCCGTAACAGCCACCAACCTGTTCGACAACCCCCAGCAGTACGGGTTCGTGATCGTCGGGGCCGGCAGCCAGCCGACGTTCAACCTGTCCATGGACGACTTCAGCGCGATCCAGACGATCCCGGAGCCGGGCGTGCTCGCGCTGCTGGGGGCCGGGCTGACGGTGTTGTATCTATACCGCCGGCGCCGCTGACGCGGCTTCCTTCTTGATTTTCCCCGGGGCCGGGCCATCATGGCCCGGTCATGGACACCCGCGAAAAATACTTCGCCGCCGACAAGTACCGCAACGTCGAGGGCATCCTCGGGATCGTCCGGGACGGGCTCTGCCACCGGTGCGGGGCCTGCATCGGGGTTTGCCCCGTCGGCACGTTCGGCATCGACGACCACGCCTACCCGAAGCAGGTGGACAAGTGCATCGAGTGCAACATCTGCGTCCGGGTCTGCCCCGGGCTGGCGGTGGACTACCCCGCGCTCGGCGAGGCGATGTTCCCCGGGCGCTACCAATTCGGCAGCCTCATGGGGCCCTTCCTTTCCACGTACGTCGGCCACGCCGGCGAGCCGGAGGTCCGGAAACTGGGCGCGAGCGGCGGGGTGATCACCCAGGTCCTCGCCCACTGGCTCGAGACCGGCCGGATCAAGGGCGCGCTGGTGACGGTCGAGGACCCCGACGAGCCCTCGCGCGGCAAGGGGATCATCGCCCGCACGCGCGAGGACATCCTGCGCTCCGCGCAATCCCGCTACTGCTCCGCGCCGTCGTTCTCCGCGCTCTACGACATCCGCAACGAGGAAGGCCCTTTTGCGGTCGTCGGGCTCCCTTGCCAGATCCACGCCCTGCGCAAGCGCCAGCTCATGGACCCGCGCTGGAAGCAGCGCATCCCGATGGTCATCGGCCTCCTCTGCCACTACAACCTGCCCTTCGAGTCCACGCAGGCCTCGGGGCGGATGCTCGCGCCGAAGGACCATAAACTCGCGCACACGAACTTCCGTCAGCGCGACGAGCGCGGCTGGCCGCACAACACGCTGGAGATGACGTTCACCGACGGCTCGAAGTGGCGCTCGCCGTACGGGCCGGCCCAGATCTTCAACATCGTCGCCCGCGTCTCGCCGCTCGGCCGCTGCCTGATGTGCCTCGACGCGGCGGCGGAGTTCTCCGACTTCTCCATCGGCGACCCGTGGATCCGCGACGAGCAGGGTCGCTGGAAGTACGACGAGCCCGGCGGCTGGTCGTCCATCCTCGTCCGCACGGAAACCGCGGCGGATTGGCTGCGGGACGCGGAACGGGCCGGCAAGCTGGTGATGAAGCCCATCCCGCCCGCCGAGGTCGAGCGCGGCCAGCACGCGATGATGATCGAGAAGAAGCAGCGGACAGCCTTCCGGCTGCGGCTCCGGAAGAAGTTCGGCAAGCCGGTCCCGGCCTATCCCATGCCCCTGCCGGAAACCTCGCCGGAGCAGAAACGCAAGGAGATGGCCTTCTGGTTCACGCGCATCCTCCCGGCCTTCCCGCGCCTCGCGAAGCTGGCGCTGAAGATCGGGCTCTCGCCGATCGGCGGGTACTTCGTCCGCCGCCGCATGAAGGCCCGCCAGCGCGCCGCCGCCAGCGGGAAGTACCTGGTCAGCACGTCCGACTTCGGCGACGCGAGGGAGAAAAAACAGGACTGACACGGCCGGGACGGCTGTGCCACGCTGCAGAAGAGCAGGATCAAAGAAAGAGTAGTGCGTGACACGGGCGTCCCGCCCGTGCACCCCCGTGAAGGAACTGCTCGGCGTCTTCAAGCCCCTGAACAAGGATTCCGAGATACATCGCCATCACCGCAACCTACCCCACTGGCAACAACCCGACTGCACATATTTCATTACCTTTCGTCTTGCGGATTCGTTGCCCCCAGAATGAACTGAAGCTGCTGGTGGCCGAACGGGAGTCCTGGCTGCGAGCGCACCCCGAGCCATGGACCCTGTCGACGCAGGAGGAGTATCACACTCTGTTCACCGAACGGATCGAAGAATGGCTGGACCAAGGGTATGGCAGTTGCCTGCTCGGTCACCCCCAAACCGGGTCAATCGCCGAACAAGCTCTCATCCACT is a window encoding:
- a CDS encoding Coenzyme F420 hydrogenase/dehydrogenase, beta subunit C-terminal domain, coding for MDTREKYFAADKYRNVEGILGIVRDGLCHRCGACIGVCPVGTFGIDDHAYPKQVDKCIECNICVRVCPGLAVDYPALGEAMFPGRYQFGSLMGPFLSTYVGHAGEPEVRKLGASGGVITQVLAHWLETGRIKGALVTVEDPDEPSRGKGIIARTREDILRSAQSRYCSAPSFSALYDIRNEEGPFAVVGLPCQIHALRKRQLMDPRWKQRIPMVIGLLCHYNLPFESTQASGRMLAPKDHKLAHTNFRQRDERGWPHNTLEMTFTDGSKWRSPYGPAQIFNIVARVSPLGRCLMCLDAAAEFSDFSIGDPWIRDEQGRWKYDEPGGWSSILVRTETAADWLRDAERAGKLVMKPIPPAEVERGQHAMMIEKKQRTAFRLRLRKKFGKPVPAYPMPLPETSPEQKRKEMAFWFTRILPAFPRLAKLALKIGLSPIGGYFVRRRMKARQRAAASGKYLVSTSDFGDAREKKQD